The Arachis ipaensis cultivar K30076 chromosome B07, Araip1.1, whole genome shotgun sequence genome includes a window with the following:
- the LOC107607250 gene encoding uncharacterized protein LOC107607250 translates to MWMSIANSIKSALPKSDNAKEFMKLVEERSQTADKSLAGTLMGTLTTMKFDGSRTMHEHIIEMTNITARLKSLGMKVDENFLVQFVLNSLPSEYGPFQMNYNTMKDK, encoded by the coding sequence ATGTGGATGAGCATAGCAAACAGCATCAAGTCAGCTCTTCCTAAGTCTGATAATGCTAAAGAATTTATGAAACTTGTGGAAGAGCGCTCCCAAACTGCTGATAAGTCTCTTGCTGGGACGTTAATGGGTACTTTGACCACCATGAAATTTGATGGTTCTCGTACTATGCATGAGCATATCATTGAAATGACAAATATTACAGCAAGACTTAAATCATTGGGAATGAAAGTGGATGAAAATTTTCTTGTGCAGTTTGTTTTAAACTCATTACCGTCTGAGTATGGTCCTTTCCAAATGAACTATAATACcatgaaagataaataa